The following proteins are co-located in the Armatimonadota bacterium genome:
- a CDS encoding DUF2118 domain-containing protein, with the protein MPTVEVKVPKVAMSVDAVDVVSWHVQVGDRVQKGSPLVDLETEKATLTVESEVEGEVVEILARPGDTLPMGASLCRIRVGE; encoded by the coding sequence ATGCCGACGGTGGAGGTCAAGGTTCCGAAGGTGGCCATGAGCGTGGACGCGGTGGACGTGGTGAGCTGGCACGTGCAGGTAGGAGATCGGGTGCAGAAGGGATCTCCCCTCGTGGACCTGGAGACGGAGAAAGCCACGCTCACCGTGGAGTCGGAGGTGGAAGGAGAGGTCGTGGAGATCCTCGCGCGGCCCGGAGACACCCTCCCCATGGGGGCGAGCCTGTGCCGGATCCGGGTGGGGGAGTAG
- a CDS encoding 2-oxo acid dehydrogenase subunit E2, protein MPDPGGGVGRHAQAGPEESSFLEPYRELPVLREQPLGPVRRIIVHRLGETWRHGVLVTLHRGLEAQGLVQAAERTGFSPFDLLLRAVVRTLQEDPRFNATFDGTVHRMYGVVNLGVAVDTPRGVVAPVIRNAQALSLEHLARMRREVTERVRAWQHRLEDLLGATFTVSQLGPLQVDAFTPIPNPPQVAILGVGRLQSLSVAWWPERTPQPRWILPISLTFDHRVVDGADAARFLQLLQEFLNREGGPSEA, encoded by the coding sequence GTGCCGGATCCGGGTGGGGGAGTAGGCAGACACGCGCAGGCGGGGCCCGAGGAGTCCTCCTTCCTGGAGCCCTACCGGGAGCTCCCGGTGCTCCGGGAGCAGCCCCTCGGACCGGTCCGGCGGATCATCGTCCACCGGCTGGGGGAGACGTGGCGGCACGGGGTGCTGGTCACCCTGCACCGAGGGCTTGAGGCGCAGGGCCTGGTGCAGGCCGCGGAGCGCACGGGCTTTTCTCCCTTCGACCTCCTCCTGCGGGCCGTGGTGCGAACCCTGCAGGAGGATCCCCGGTTCAACGCCACCTTCGACGGCACCGTGCACCGCATGTACGGGGTGGTGAACCTGGGCGTGGCCGTGGACACGCCTAGGGGGGTCGTGGCCCCCGTGATCCGGAACGCGCAGGCCCTTTCCCTGGAGCACCTCGCCCGGATGCGTCGGGAGGTAACGGAACGCGTGCGGGCCTGGCAACACCGGTTGGAGGACCTCCTGGGAGCCACCTTCACCGTAAGCCAGCTGGGGCCCCTGCAGGTGGACGCCTTCACCCCCATCCCCAATCCCCCACAGGTGGCCATCCTCGGGGTGGGCCGCCTGCAGTCCCTTTCCGTGGCGTGGTGGCCGGAACGCACCCCGCAGCCCCGGTGGATCCTGCCCATCAGCCTCACCTTCGACCACCGGGTGGTGGACGGTGCGGATGCCGCCCGGTTCCTACAGCTTTTGCAGGAATTCCTGAACCGGGAGGGAGGGCCGAGTGAAGCGTGA
- a CDS encoding alcohol dehydrogenase catalytic domain-containing protein, which produces MKRETVLAAVTHAPGQVVLREFPRPELGPDDLLLRVELCGICGSDLHIFEGDRPRPYPMIQGHEFVGTVAAIGERARDRNRVDVGDRVTVEVLVPCQTCPWCRAGTYNLCLANRTEGWMYGCNISCERPPHLWGAWAQYLYVPARALVHRLPDGIPWERAVLTEPLSVAVRAVHLSPIRVGEPAVVIGSGPIGLLTALVANLAGARPVILVGRREERLWLAQRLGATVVINEQEEDPTEAVLRLTEGGAPVVFEAAGTVQSQQAAFAYARPGGTVTLLGLTGAQPVPLALDRVIVTREVRVQGSAMGAQAYPATLEILAGSGFPLEALVTHRFPLSRVEEALHTVRGRGGGCIKAVIAPWDPGGLPT; this is translated from the coding sequence GTGAAGCGTGAGACCGTGCTGGCGGCCGTGACCCATGCGCCCGGGCAGGTGGTGCTGCGGGAATTCCCGCGTCCGGAGCTCGGGCCGGACGACCTCCTGCTGCGGGTGGAGCTGTGCGGGATCTGCGGGTCGGACCTGCACATCTTCGAGGGAGACCGCCCCCGGCCCTATCCCATGATCCAGGGGCACGAGTTCGTGGGCACCGTGGCCGCCATCGGGGAGCGGGCCCGGGATCGAAACCGCGTGGACGTGGGAGATCGGGTAACCGTGGAGGTGCTCGTTCCCTGTCAGACCTGCCCCTGGTGTCGGGCGGGGACCTACAACCTGTGTCTCGCGAACCGCACGGAAGGGTGGATGTACGGGTGCAACATCAGCTGCGAGCGTCCCCCGCACCTGTGGGGAGCGTGGGCCCAGTATCTCTACGTGCCGGCCCGTGCCCTGGTCCATCGCCTCCCGGACGGGATCCCGTGGGAGCGGGCGGTGCTGACAGAACCCCTCTCCGTGGCCGTGCGGGCCGTGCACCTCAGCCCCATCCGGGTGGGGGAGCCCGCGGTGGTCATCGGAAGCGGCCCCATCGGGCTCCTCACCGCGCTGGTGGCGAACCTCGCGGGTGCGCGGCCCGTGATCCTCGTGGGGCGCCGGGAGGAGCGGCTGTGGCTCGCGCAGAGGCTCGGGGCCACCGTGGTGATCAACGAACAGGAGGAAGATCCCACGGAGGCCGTGCTCCGCCTCACGGAGGGGGGTGCGCCCGTGGTCTTCGAGGCCGCGGGCACCGTGCAGAGCCAGCAGGCGGCCTTTGCATATGCCCGACCCGGGGGCACCGTGACCCTCCTGGGCCTCACGGGCGCGCAGCCCGTCCCCCTGGCCCTGGACCGGGTGATCGTCACCCGGGAGGTGCGGGTCCAGGGATCCGCCATGGGCGCCCAGGCGTATCCCGCCACCCTGGAGATCCTCGCGGGAAGCGGCTTTCCGCTCGAGGCCCTGGTGACGCACCGATTCCCGCTCTCCCGGGTGGAGGAGGCCCTGCACACCGTCCGCGGCCGCGGGGGCGGGTGCATCAAGGCGGTGATCGCCCCCTGGGATCCCGGAGGACTCCCTACGTGA